A stretch of the Ammoniphilus sp. CFH 90114 genome encodes the following:
- a CDS encoding pyrimidine/purine nucleoside phosphorylase, with protein sequence MAQFDQVTVMKEANIYFDGKVTSRTVLFPDGTKKTLGIMMPGEYEFGTSEEEIMEIAAGELDVLLPGESDWKTFGAGTQFIVPANASFKLKVYKVTDYCCSYIKA encoded by the coding sequence TTGGCACAGTTTGATCAAGTAACCGTTATGAAGGAAGCAAATATTTATTTTGACGGAAAGGTAACGAGCCGTACCGTTTTATTTCCTGATGGAACAAAAAAAACACTCGGCATTATGATGCCTGGAGAATACGAATTTGGAACAAGTGAAGAGGAGATTATGGAGATCGCTGCAGGGGAACTGGATGTTCTTCTTCCAGGAGAAAGTGATTGGAAAACGTTTGGTGCAGGCACGCAATTTATTGTACCCGCCAACGCATCTTTTAAGTTGAAAGTTTATAAGGTTACAGACTACTGTTGCTCTTATATTAAAGCTTAA
- a CDS encoding carbonate dehydratase — MIRKNVFIAPFVSIRADEGSPFYIGSHSNLQDGVILHGLADEFVEVKNRKYSIYIGKEVTCAHGSIVHGPCLIENKVFIGFQATVFDATVREGAFISSGAVVTNGVTIGPNRFVPPGASIDTQEKANSLSLVPEDKAEFAKQVQRVNQEFPASYSLLLGKRRCSCGMACS, encoded by the coding sequence ATGATCAGAAAAAATGTCTTCATTGCTCCTTTCGTTAGCATAAGAGCGGATGAGGGTTCACCTTTTTATATTGGGAGTCATTCGAACCTACAGGACGGTGTCATCCTTCACGGACTAGCCGATGAATTTGTAGAGGTGAAGAATCGGAAGTACTCCATCTATATAGGAAAGGAAGTTACTTGTGCTCATGGCTCTATCGTACATGGTCCTTGTCTAATCGAGAATAAGGTCTTTATCGGTTTTCAAGCCACGGTTTTCGATGCCACCGTTAGGGAGGGGGCTTTTATTTCTTCTGGTGCTGTCGTAACGAACGGTGTAACCATAGGTCCCAATCGCTTTGTTCCTCCTGGGGCTAGCATCGACACTCAAGAAAAGGCAAACTCTTTATCCCTTGTTCCAGAAGATAAAGCCGAATTCGCCAAACAAGTTCAACGTGTGAATCAGGAATTTCCAGCCAGTTATTCGTTATTGCTTGGTAAACGACGTTGTTCCTGCGGAATGGCATGTTCATGA